A DNA window from Micromonospora sp. NBC_01739 contains the following coding sequences:
- a CDS encoding GlsB/YeaQ/YmgE family stress response membrane protein, protein MTVPGIVAAVAVGLAAGVLGRFIVPGRSNVPVWLTMTIGAAAALLGAISAWLLGFRGLTLLGLIGQAGLATAGVVIVLATASKEHSDSR, encoded by the coding sequence ATGACCGTCCCCGGGATCGTCGCAGCCGTCGCCGTCGGCCTCGCCGCCGGTGTGCTCGGCCGGTTCATCGTTCCCGGCCGGTCCAACGTCCCGGTCTGGCTCACCATGACCATCGGTGCCGCTGCCGCGTTGCTCGGCGCCATCAGCGCCTGGCTCCTCGGGTTCCGTGGGCTCACCCTGCTGGGCCTGATCGGCCAGGCCGGTCTGGCCACGGCCGGCGTGGTGATCGTGCTTGCCACCGCAAGCAAGGAACACTCAGACTCCCGCTGA
- the urtE gene encoding urea ABC transporter ATP-binding subunit UrtE: MFSLRGVHAGYGRSRVLHGVDVSVPDDGVATVLGHNGAGKSTLLRVAAGLLRPSAGRVEFDGEDITRLAPHQRVARGLAYVPQGQQCFPHLTAAENLRLVADGRRDGAAATAEVLDLFPALQPLLRRRAGLLSGGQRQQLAIARALITRPRLLMLDEPTEGIQPSVVAEIQDRIVALIAQTGFSVLLVEQHLGFALKVADRYHVLESGRVTSAGEGGGEAEHDVRAALAV, encoded by the coding sequence ATGTTCAGTCTGCGTGGGGTGCACGCCGGCTACGGCCGCAGCCGGGTGCTGCACGGCGTCGATGTCAGCGTGCCGGACGACGGGGTGGCCACCGTGCTGGGCCACAACGGTGCCGGCAAGTCCACCCTGCTGCGGGTCGCCGCCGGACTGCTGCGCCCCAGTGCCGGACGGGTCGAGTTCGACGGCGAGGACATCACCCGGCTCGCCCCCCATCAGCGGGTCGCCCGGGGCCTGGCGTACGTGCCGCAGGGCCAGCAGTGTTTCCCCCACCTGACGGCGGCGGAGAACCTGCGCCTGGTCGCCGACGGCCGCCGCGACGGTGCGGCGGCCACCGCCGAGGTGCTGGACCTGTTTCCGGCACTGCAACCGCTGCTACGTCGCCGGGCCGGGCTGCTCTCCGGCGGGCAACGCCAGCAACTGGCCATCGCCCGTGCCTTGATCACCCGCCCCCGGTTGCTGATGCTCGACGAGCCCACCGAGGGCATCCAGCCCTCCGTGGTGGCCGAGATCCAGGACCGGATCGTGGCGTTGATCGCGCAGACCGGCTTCAGTGTGCTGCTGGTCGAGCAGCATCTCGGGTTCGCGCTGAAGGTGGCCGACCGCTACCACGTCCTGGAGTCCGGCCGGGTCACCTCCGCGGGGGAGGGCGGCGGCGAGGCCGAGCACGATGTCCGGGCGGCGCTGGCCGTGTAG
- a CDS encoding response regulator transcription factor produces MTAVLVIEDDDRIRLALLLALEDEGYQAQGAATAEEGLRVQRRTPADYVLVDLMLPGIDGFECIRQMRRDDDVPIVVVSARDDTHDIVAALEAGADDYVVKPVAIKELTARLRALRRRARTVSPVEEPVPVLVFGELEVSPEAGEVRRAGEPVAVTRTEFRLLCELAEHAGRVLSRQQLLSRVWGYDSGDERLVDVHVGRLRQKIEADPANPKHLVTLRGLGYKLQR; encoded by the coding sequence ATGACAGCGGTACTGGTGATCGAGGACGACGACCGCATCCGGCTGGCTCTGCTGCTCGCTCTGGAGGACGAGGGCTACCAGGCGCAGGGTGCGGCCACCGCCGAGGAGGGGCTGCGGGTGCAGCGCCGGACCCCGGCCGACTACGTCCTGGTCGACCTGATGCTGCCCGGAATCGACGGCTTCGAGTGCATCCGTCAGATGCGGCGCGACGACGACGTGCCGATCGTGGTGGTCAGCGCCCGGGACGACACCCACGACATCGTCGCCGCCCTCGAGGCCGGCGCCGACGACTACGTGGTCAAACCGGTGGCGATCAAGGAGTTGACGGCCCGGCTGCGGGCCCTGCGGCGGCGGGCCCGCACGGTGAGCCCGGTGGAGGAGCCGGTGCCGGTGCTGGTCTTCGGCGAGCTGGAGGTCAGCCCCGAGGCCGGGGAGGTCCGCCGGGCGGGTGAGCCGGTGGCGGTCACCCGTACCGAGTTCCGGCTGCTCTGCGAGCTGGCCGAGCACGCCGGGCGGGTGCTGTCCCGGCAGCAGCTGCTCAGCCGGGTCTGGGGGTACGACAGCGGGGACGAGCGGCTGGTCGACGTGCACGTCGGCCGACTGCGCCAGAAGATCGAAGCCGACCCGGCCAACCCCAAACACCTGGTCACCCTGCGCGGGCTCGGCTACAAGCTGCAACGATGA
- a CDS encoding STAS domain-containing protein, giving the protein MTTPRRPECTVPLVEVAITEFDLACLPETGAVFDRLLALQPQQVIVDFSGCRHIDAAGIGLLLDVHRRLVRTGGVLSIRDPNPRITRILQTARLHQILSVHTDGGPASAVTAAPGAGSGDPAVDATGHPRVYGRAAVTARN; this is encoded by the coding sequence GTGACCACGCCACGACGCCCCGAGTGCACCGTGCCGCTGGTGGAGGTGGCCATCACGGAGTTCGACCTGGCCTGCCTGCCGGAGACCGGCGCGGTGTTCGACCGACTGCTGGCCCTGCAACCCCAGCAGGTGATCGTGGACTTCTCCGGCTGTCGACACATCGACGCGGCCGGCATCGGGTTGCTGCTCGACGTACACCGCCGACTGGTCCGCACCGGTGGGGTGCTGTCGATACGCGATCCCAACCCCCGCATCACCCGCATCCTCCAGACCGCCCGGCTGCACCAGATCCTGTCGGTGCACACCGACGGCGGGCCGGCCTCTGCCGTGACCGCCGCCCCTGGGGCCGGGTCCGGCGACCCGGCCGTGGATGCCACCGGTCATCCGAGGGTGTACGGCCGGGCGGCCGTCACCGCGCGGAACTGA
- a CDS encoding STAS domain-containing protein, with product MTVVPDDNLMTLICDMCGDTTTGMAAVLPDAEVVWTLVSDHGWSGSPFATGPHRCPRCSTLPPGGGPESGAGNGQEVAVLTGAAALSAEAAEELRAALRAAVGLAGTVVVDLARVQVIDSVGLGLLVRAHREVRERGQRLCLAAPSRFIRTVLHTMKLDGVFPIFASLDEALTQLRAQDPAVGEVVRVDVTPAEAVRARSAGPRKAPARRPVTRITV from the coding sequence ATGACCGTCGTACCGGACGACAACCTGATGACCCTGATCTGCGACATGTGCGGCGACACCACCACCGGTATGGCCGCCGTGCTGCCCGATGCCGAGGTCGTCTGGACCCTGGTCTCCGATCACGGTTGGAGTGGCTCCCCGTTCGCCACCGGTCCGCACCGCTGCCCCCGGTGCAGCACCCTGCCACCGGGTGGCGGGCCCGAGTCCGGTGCCGGCAACGGCCAGGAGGTGGCCGTGCTCACCGGGGCGGCTGCCCTGAGCGCCGAGGCCGCCGAGGAACTGCGGGCCGCGCTGCGTGCGGCCGTCGGCCTGGCCGGGACAGTCGTGGTGGACCTGGCCCGGGTGCAGGTCATCGACTCGGTCGGGCTGGGTCTGCTGGTCCGCGCCCACCGGGAGGTACGCGAGCGGGGCCAGCGCCTCTGCCTGGCCGCCCCGTCCCGCTTCATCCGTACGGTGCTGCACACGATGAAGCTCGACGGGGTCTTCCCGATCTTCGCCAGCCTGGACGAGGCCCTGACCCAGCTCCGTGCCCAGGATCCCGCCGTGGGCGAGGTGGTACGGGTCGACGTGACCCCGGCCGAGGCCGTGCGGGCCCGCTCCGCCGGGCCCCGCAAAGCCCCCGCCCGCCGACCGGTCACCCGGATCACCGTCTGA
- the urtD gene encoding urea ABC transporter ATP-binding protein UrtD, with amino-acid sequence MTEQLHGLYVRDLRVSFDGFTAVDGVSLEVAPGDLRFLIGPNGAGKTTLVDAVTGLVKATGSVRFGERELLGRPVHRISRLGVGRTFQTSTVFEELTVLQNLDIAAGARRGWGTLLRRRHGVPDEVAEALEVIGLAGLADQLAGTLAHGQKQWLEIGMLLVQDARLLLLDEPVAGMSHEERDATGELLEQVSRDRTVVVIEHDMDFLRRFARTVTVLHAGRVLSEGTVAQVQADPRVQEVYLGHPVEGGPTPVEA; translated from the coding sequence ATGACGGAGCAACTGCACGGGCTCTACGTGCGAGACCTCCGGGTGAGCTTCGACGGCTTCACCGCGGTCGACGGGGTGAGCCTGGAGGTGGCGCCGGGGGACCTCCGGTTCCTGATCGGCCCCAACGGCGCCGGCAAGACCACCCTGGTGGACGCGGTGACCGGGCTGGTCAAGGCCACCGGCTCGGTACGCTTCGGCGAGCGGGAACTGCTCGGCCGCCCGGTGCACCGGATCAGTCGCCTAGGGGTGGGGCGTACCTTCCAGACCTCGACGGTGTTCGAGGAACTGACCGTCCTGCAGAACCTGGACATCGCGGCGGGGGCCCGGCGTGGCTGGGGCACCCTGCTGCGCCGCCGGCACGGCGTCCCCGACGAGGTGGCCGAGGCCCTGGAGGTGATCGGCCTGGCCGGCCTGGCCGATCAGCTCGCCGGCACCCTGGCCCACGGCCAGAAGCAGTGGCTGGAGATCGGCATGCTGCTGGTGCAGGATGCCCGGCTGCTGCTGCTCGACGAGCCGGTGGCCGGGATGAGCCACGAGGAACGCGACGCCACCGGTGAGCTGCTGGAGCAGGTCAGCCGGGATCGGACGGTGGTGGTGATCGAACACGACATGGACTTCCTGCGCCGGTTCGCCCGGACGGTCACCGTGCTGCACGCCGGGCGGGTGCTCAGTGAGGGCACGGTCGCCCAGGTGCAGGCCGACCCCCGGGTGCAGGAGGTCTATCTAGGCCACCCGGTCGAGGGCGGCCCGACCCCTGTGGAGGCATGA
- a CDS encoding cellulase family glycosylhydrolase, producing MSARRKLQALATTAVVLLGLAAATPAASAAPTAGTASAAAPANDWLRTDGNKIVDEDGNQVWLTGANWFGFNATERVFHGLWSANIENITRQMAQRGINIVRVPISTQLLLEWKAGQAIRPNVNTYVNPELEGMNNLQVFDYWLQLCEKYGLKVMLDVHSAEADNSGHTYPVWWKGTITSELFYQGWEWVTARYRTNDTIVAMDIKNEPHGTPNDPQRAKWDSSTDQDNFKYACETAGKRILAINPNLLILCEGIEVYPRPGATWNSPNTNPDRSPNYFYNWWGGNLRGVAEHPVDLGAHQDQLVYSPHDYGPLVFEQPWFAGDFDRESLTNDVWRPNWFYIHEQNIAPLLVGEWGGRLGQDARQDRWMAALRDLMVDNGIHHTFWCLNPNSGDTGGLLLDDWNSWDETKYNQMLKPALWQHNGKFVGLDHQVRLGGANSTTGISLAERYADGPDPVDTTAPTAPGQPTATEVTATAATLSWAASTDNVGVTAYEVLRTTSGSGGAGVVTVSGTSYRATNLTASTSYTFTVRARDAAGNVSAASPPLTLTTPADNGGGGDQGCAATYRVVNSWQGGYQAEVTVRNPGTTAINGWTVSWTAPAGTTISSLWNGRLTTSGTSVTVRNEPYNGQLAASASTTFGLTGSGSGVPSALTCAAS from the coding sequence ATGTCCGCACGGAGAAAACTCCAGGCCCTGGCCACCACGGCCGTGGTGCTGCTGGGCCTGGCCGCCGCCACCCCCGCCGCCTCGGCGGCCCCCACGGCCGGCACCGCGAGCGCCGCCGCCCCCGCCAACGACTGGCTGCGCACCGACGGCAACAAGATCGTCGATGAGGACGGCAACCAGGTCTGGCTGACCGGGGCCAACTGGTTCGGTTTCAACGCCACCGAACGGGTCTTCCACGGCCTGTGGTCGGCCAACATCGAGAACATCACCCGCCAGATGGCCCAGCGCGGCATCAACATCGTCCGGGTGCCCATCTCCACCCAGTTGCTGCTGGAGTGGAAGGCCGGCCAGGCGATCCGGCCGAACGTCAACACCTACGTCAACCCGGAGCTGGAGGGCATGAACAACCTCCAGGTCTTCGACTACTGGCTGCAACTGTGCGAGAAGTACGGCCTGAAGGTCATGCTCGACGTACACAGCGCCGAGGCCGACAACTCCGGGCACACCTACCCGGTGTGGTGGAAGGGCACCATCACCTCGGAGCTGTTCTACCAGGGCTGGGAATGGGTCACCGCCCGCTACCGCACCAACGACACCATCGTCGCGATGGACATCAAGAACGAGCCGCACGGCACCCCCAACGACCCGCAGCGGGCCAAATGGGACTCCAGCACCGACCAGGACAACTTCAAGTACGCCTGCGAGACCGCCGGCAAGCGGATCCTGGCCATCAACCCGAACCTGCTGATCCTCTGCGAGGGCATCGAGGTCTACCCCCGTCCCGGGGCCACCTGGAACTCGCCGAACACCAACCCGGACCGCAGCCCCAACTACTTCTACAACTGGTGGGGCGGCAACCTGCGCGGGGTCGCCGAGCACCCGGTCGACCTGGGCGCCCACCAGGACCAGCTGGTCTACTCCCCGCACGACTACGGACCGCTGGTGTTCGAGCAGCCCTGGTTCGCCGGTGACTTCGACCGGGAGTCGCTGACCAACGACGTGTGGCGGCCGAACTGGTTCTACATCCACGAGCAGAACATCGCCCCGCTGCTGGTCGGCGAGTGGGGTGGACGGCTGGGTCAGGACGCCCGGCAGGACCGCTGGATGGCCGCGCTGCGCGACCTGATGGTCGACAACGGCATCCACCACACCTTCTGGTGCCTCAACCCCAACTCCGGTGACACCGGGGGTCTGCTGCTCGACGACTGGAACAGCTGGGACGAGACGAAGTACAACCAGATGCTCAAGCCCGCGCTGTGGCAGCACAACGGCAAGTTCGTCGGCCTGGACCACCAGGTGCGCCTGGGTGGCGCCAACTCCACCACCGGCATCAGCCTGGCCGAGCGGTACGCGGACGGCCCCGACCCGGTGGACACCACCGCGCCGACCGCGCCGGGCCAGCCCACGGCCACCGAGGTGACCGCCACCGCCGCCACGCTGAGCTGGGCCGCCTCCACCGACAACGTGGGCGTCACCGCCTACGAGGTGCTGCGGACCACCAGCGGCTCCGGTGGGGCCGGCGTGGTCACGGTCTCCGGCACCAGCTACCGCGCCACCAACCTGACCGCCTCGACCAGCTACACCTTCACGGTACGGGCCCGGGACGCGGCCGGTAACGTCTCGGCGGCCTCGCCCCCGCTGACCCTGACCACACCGGCCGACAACGGCGGTGGTGGTGACCAGGGCTGCGCCGCGACCTACCGGGTGGTCAACTCCTGGCAGGGTGGCTACCAGGCGGAGGTGACCGTACGCAACCCCGGCACCACGGCGATCAACGGCTGGACGGTCAGCTGGACCGCCCCGGCCGGCACCACCATCTCGTCGCTGTGGAACGGGCGGTTGACCACCTCCGGCACCTCGGTGACGGTGCGCAACGAGCCCTACAACGGCCAACTGGCCGCCTCGGCCAGCACCACCTTCGGGCTGACCGGCAGCGGATCGGGCGTGCCGAGCGCGCTCACCTGCGCGGCGTCCTGA
- a CDS encoding DUF6529 family protein, translated as MVVPIVVGAGVAVALGVYGRTHTPTGIAVNVAGFSSPLTVKVWLGTGAAFFAVIQLLSALSMWGRLGGFSPSWAGAAHRWSGRIAFLLTVPVAVHCLYALGFDGYDTRTLMHSLLGCFFFGAFATKMLTLPKRGLAGWVLPVVGGVVFVALIGIFLTSSVWYFTTFGIQF; from the coding sequence ATGGTGGTGCCGATCGTGGTCGGAGCGGGGGTGGCGGTGGCCCTGGGGGTCTACGGCCGCACCCACACCCCGACCGGCATCGCGGTCAACGTGGCCGGCTTCTCCTCACCCCTGACGGTGAAGGTGTGGCTGGGCACCGGGGCGGCCTTCTTCGCGGTGATCCAACTACTGTCGGCGTTGTCCATGTGGGGCCGGCTCGGCGGGTTCTCCCCCTCCTGGGCCGGCGCCGCGCACCGCTGGTCGGGGCGGATCGCCTTCCTGCTGACCGTACCGGTCGCGGTGCACTGCCTGTACGCCCTCGGCTTCGACGGCTACGACACCCGTACCCTGATGCACTCCCTGCTGGGTTGCTTCTTCTTCGGTGCGTTCGCCACCAAGATGCTCACCCTGCCCAAACGCGGCCTGGCCGGTTGGGTGCTGCCGGTGGTCGGCGGGGTGGTCTTCGTCGCCCTGATCGGCATCTTCCTGACCTCGTCGGTGTGGTACTTCACCACCTTCGGCATCCAGTTCTGA
- a CDS encoding Rieske (2Fe-2S) protein — translation MNHDQAGCCRSRRALLAGTGAAGVAALTGCATYGQPAAAPPPVAAPGGSTAPGGSADPSGSGAPDDSPAPPALATLADIPVGGGAIFASAGVVVTQPTEGDIKAFSATCTHQGCTVTSVDGGVITCACHNSVFDIADGSVRSGPARAPLPAANVTVDGDAIRLA, via the coding sequence ATGAACCACGATCAGGCCGGCTGCTGCCGGTCGCGACGGGCGTTGCTGGCCGGCACCGGCGCGGCGGGAGTGGCCGCACTGACCGGCTGCGCGACGTACGGCCAGCCGGCGGCGGCCCCGCCACCGGTCGCCGCTCCCGGGGGCAGTACCGCTCCCGGGGGCAGCGCCGACCCTTCCGGATCCGGTGCCCCGGACGACAGCCCGGCTCCCCCGGCGTTGGCCACCCTCGCCGACATCCCGGTCGGCGGAGGTGCGATCTTCGCCTCGGCCGGGGTGGTGGTCACCCAGCCCACCGAGGGCGACATCAAGGCCTTCTCGGCCACCTGCACCCACCAGGGCTGCACGGTCACCTCGGTCGACGGCGGCGTCATCACCTGCGCCTGTCACAACAGCGTGTTCGACATCGCCGACGGTTCCGTACGCAGTGGACCGGCCCGGGCTCCACTGCCGGCCGCTAACGTCACCGTCGACGGTGACGCCATCCGGCTGGCCTAG